The Providencia rettgeri genome includes a window with the following:
- a CDS encoding carboxylate/amino acid/amine transporter yields the protein MTLNKVNIEMKFKGLILVSLGACSYGILSTLVVLAYRAGYSLNDVIGSQTVLGAILLWFFVVAGVLVKKARLVWPTRRQGLLMLLTGMTTGLTGLLYYASLQYLSPALGVVLFLQFTWMGVAINAFIDRKIPPVMTMVSVVVILIGTVLATGLLNSSGIVFHWLGVLLGLCAALSNAIRVYVSGALAVKTDPMMRSAIMVTGGAILTSIVVPPTFLLSASTFQSLFFSYGLPLAFFGSFFGMWMFAKGTPLIGTSLATIVSSMQLPVTILLSVTVLHLPLEFIQFVGVAVILMGVAIAELKIKTNKYNSKRSLV from the coding sequence ATGACACTAAATAAGGTGAATATTGAAATGAAATTTAAAGGTCTAATTTTAGTTTCTTTAGGCGCTTGTAGTTATGGCATCCTTTCAACACTCGTCGTGTTGGCCTACCGCGCAGGGTATTCCTTGAATGATGTCATCGGTAGCCAAACGGTATTAGGTGCGATTTTACTGTGGTTTTTTGTTGTCGCAGGCGTATTAGTTAAAAAAGCACGTCTAGTATGGCCAACACGTCGGCAAGGCCTATTAATGTTACTCACTGGGATGACAACCGGGTTAACCGGGCTTTTGTATTATGCATCATTGCAATATTTATCCCCTGCACTTGGTGTCGTACTCTTTTTGCAATTTACATGGATGGGGGTTGCAATTAACGCATTTATTGACCGCAAAATTCCTCCCGTAATGACCATGGTGTCAGTTGTGGTGATATTAATTGGAACAGTATTAGCGACAGGTTTGTTAAACAGTTCAGGGATCGTGTTTCACTGGCTTGGTGTGCTATTAGGATTATGTGCAGCATTATCGAACGCTATTCGTGTTTACGTCAGTGGAGCATTAGCGGTTAAAACAGATCCTATGATGCGTTCTGCAATTATGGTAACAGGGGGCGCAATTTTGACATCAATTGTTGTTCCGCCAACATTCTTATTGAGCGCATCAACGTTTCAATCTCTATTTTTCTCATACGGATTACCTCTGGCTTTCTTTGGTTCTTTCTTCGGTATGTGGATGTTTGCCAAAGGTACTCCACTGATCGGTACCAGTTTAGCGACCATTGTTAGCTCAATGCAGTTACCTGTCACGATTTTATTATCCGTAACAGTATTGCATTTACCTCTTGAATTCATTCAGTTTGTTGGTGTTGCTGTCATCCTTATGGGTGTTGCCATTGCTGAGTTGAAAATAAAAACAAATAAATATAACTCCAAACGGAGCCTTGTATGA
- the punA gene encoding Purine nucleoside phosphorylase 1: protein MHHTKDILESLSFIQSRTDIKPTVGIILGSGLGPFADTLENAVHIPYSEIPHFAKSEAVGHANELVVGTIAGKNVVAMKGRFHYYEGFTLDQVTFPVRLMKALGVEKLIITNACGAVNTDFNPGDLMIITDHINLTANNPLMGPNNPELGVRFLDVSEVYNKELRQTIKNVAAEQGVSVREGVYAWWTGPTYETPAEIRMIRTLGADAVGMSTVPEALVAHHSQIKTVGISCLTNMACGILEQPLSHDEVIETAEKVKATFLKLVTGVIERF, encoded by the coding sequence GGTTCAGGACTCGGCCCATTCGCGGATACATTAGAAAATGCAGTGCATATTCCTTATAGCGAAATTCCACACTTTGCTAAATCTGAAGCGGTAGGGCATGCCAATGAATTGGTGGTCGGCACCATCGCAGGTAAAAATGTGGTTGCCATGAAAGGCCGTTTCCACTATTACGAAGGCTTTACCCTTGACCAAGTCACTTTCCCTGTGCGTTTGATGAAAGCGTTGGGTGTTGAAAAATTGATTATCACCAATGCCTGCGGTGCGGTAAATACCGACTTCAACCCAGGTGATCTGATGATTATTACCGATCATATTAATTTAACTGCAAATAACCCACTGATGGGGCCAAATAACCCTGAATTAGGGGTGCGTTTCTTGGATGTCAGTGAGGTGTATAACAAAGAATTACGCCAAACAATCAAGAATGTAGCGGCTGAACAAGGTGTTTCTGTCCGTGAAGGTGTTTATGCATGGTGGACAGGCCCAACTTATGAAACACCTGCCGAAATTCGTATGATCAGAACCTTAGGCGCAGATGCTGTTGGTATGTCTACCGTACCAGAAGCTCTGGTCGCTCATCATTCACAAATTAAAACAGTGGGCATTTCCTGCTTAACCAATATGGCTTGCGGTATTTTAGAACAGCCACTTAGTCATGACGAAGTTATTGAAACAGCTGAAAAAGTTAAAGCGACCTTCTTGAAATTAGTGACAGGCGTGATCGAACGCTTCTAA